The Saccharothrix variisporea genome has a segment encoding these proteins:
- a CDS encoding MCE family protein has translation MRVLVLALVLVLTGCSAIPSAYDLPLPGGADLGDRPYRVVVEFDDVLDLVPHAGVKVDDVPVGKVERVELSEDGSMALVHLAVRGDVRLPANALARLRQSSLLGEKFVELDAPADPAASPLADGAVIPLARTNRNPEVEEVFGALSMLLNGGGIGQIQDISRELSAALDGNETAVKSLLSTVDTFVGALDEHKGEITRAIEGMDRFAKSLEAKKGEIGEVLDGLEPGLRVLNEQRGQLVTMLTTLHELSGVAVDTVNRSREDLVADLRALEPTLRKLAEAGQALPQSLELLLTFPFTDAVLDGVKGDYLNTYLTLKTGGR, from the coding sequence ATGAGGGTGTTGGTGCTCGCGCTGGTGCTGGTGCTGACCGGCTGTTCGGCGATCCCCAGCGCCTACGACCTGCCGCTGCCCGGCGGCGCGGACCTGGGCGACCGGCCGTACCGGGTGGTGGTGGAGTTCGACGACGTGCTCGACCTCGTGCCGCACGCGGGCGTCAAGGTGGACGACGTGCCGGTGGGGAAGGTCGAGCGGGTCGAGCTGTCCGAGGACGGGTCGATGGCGCTGGTGCACCTGGCCGTGCGCGGGGACGTGCGGCTGCCGGCGAACGCCTTGGCGCGGCTTCGGCAGTCCAGCCTGCTGGGGGAGAAGTTCGTGGAGCTGGACGCTCCGGCCGACCCTGCAGCCTCCCCGTTGGCGGACGGCGCGGTGATCCCGTTGGCGCGCACCAACCGCAACCCCGAGGTGGAGGAGGTGTTCGGGGCGCTGTCCATGCTGCTCAACGGTGGCGGGATCGGGCAGATCCAGGACATCTCGCGCGAGCTGAGCGCGGCCCTGGACGGCAACGAGACGGCGGTGAAGTCGCTCCTGTCCACTGTGGACACTTTCGTGGGTGCGCTGGACGAGCACAAGGGCGAGATCACGCGGGCCATCGAGGGGATGGACCGGTTCGCCAAGTCGTTGGAGGCCAAGAAGGGCGAGATCGGCGAGGTGCTCGACGGCTTGGAGCCGGGGTTGCGGGTGCTGAACGAGCAGCGCGGGCAGTTGGTCACCATGCTCACCACGCTGCACGAGTTGTCGGGCGTCGCGGTGGACACGGTGAACCGGAGCCGTGAGGACCTGGTCGCTGATTTGCGCGCTTTGGAGCCGACTCTGCGGAAGCTGGCCGAGGCGGGGCAGGCGTTGCCGCAGTCGTTGGAGCTGTTGTTGACGTTCCCGTTCACCGACGCGGTGTTGGACGGGGTCAAGGGCGACTACCTGAACACGTACCTGACGCTGAAGACCGGGGGCCGTTGA
- a CDS encoding MCE family protein, with translation MFVRTRGRRRLFVALAQGLVLVLLATVAVWWIFLRPASQHVTAYFTAAVGVYEGSDVRVLGVKVGEVVAVVPEGGSVRVELEIDHDVDVPADVRAVVVSPNIVADRYVQLAPVYTGGEKLAAGAVITTIRTAGTVELDDLYKSLDTLLTALGPDGANKEGALSDLLKTGAANLDGTGTTLGESIRQLADAARTLSGSREDLFGTIDHLQEFTSMLAANDEQVGTLAEQLADVSGFFAAERDDLGAALGELATALEQVRGFVRDNRDRVKSTVDDLAGITGTLVNQQKSLAEVLDVAPVALHNVVNAYDPTTGTLNARANLNEFVADLLSVPGGVR, from the coding sequence ATGTTCGTCCGGACTCGGGGCAGGCGGCGGCTGTTCGTGGCGCTGGCGCAGGGGTTGGTGCTGGTGCTGTTGGCCACCGTCGCCGTGTGGTGGATCTTCCTGCGGCCCGCTTCCCAGCACGTGACGGCCTACTTCACCGCGGCGGTGGGTGTGTACGAGGGGTCGGACGTGCGGGTGCTGGGCGTGAAGGTCGGCGAGGTCGTCGCCGTGGTGCCCGAGGGCGGGTCGGTGCGGGTGGAGCTGGAGATCGACCACGACGTGGACGTGCCGGCCGACGTGCGGGCCGTGGTCGTGTCGCCCAACATCGTGGCCGACCGGTACGTGCAGCTCGCCCCCGTCTACACGGGTGGGGAGAAGTTGGCGGCCGGCGCGGTGATCACCACCATCCGCACGGCCGGCACGGTCGAGCTGGACGACCTCTACAAGAGCCTGGACACGTTGCTCACCGCGTTGGGGCCTGACGGCGCCAACAAGGAGGGCGCGCTGTCGGACCTGCTCAAGACGGGCGCGGCGAACCTCGACGGCACCGGGACCACGCTGGGGGAGTCCATCCGGCAGCTGGCCGACGCCGCGCGAACGCTGTCCGGGTCGCGGGAGGACCTGTTCGGCACGATCGACCACCTCCAGGAGTTCACCAGCATGCTGGCCGCCAATGACGAACAGGTCGGCACGCTCGCCGAGCAGCTGGCCGACGTGTCCGGCTTCTTCGCCGCCGAGCGGGACGACCTCGGTGCCGCGCTGGGCGAGTTGGCCACGGCGTTGGAGCAGGTGCGCGGGTTCGTGCGGGACAACCGCGACCGGGTCAAGTCCACTGTGGACGACCTCGCCGGCATCACCGGGACCCTGGTGAACCAGCAGAAGTCGCTGGCCGAGGTGCTGGACGTGGCCCCGGTCGCCCTGCACAACGTGGTCAACGCCTACGACCCGACCACCGGGACGCTCAACGCGCGGGCCAACCTGAACGAGTTCGTCGCCGATCTGCTGAGCGTGCCCGGGGGTGTCCGATGA
- a CDS encoding MCE family protein, whose protein sequence is MTRRPVLLGAAGLAFIAITSLLAFFIEDVPFFGGGTRYEAYFKESAGLRADDEVRVAGMKVGHVTDVRLHDGKVRVTFRVKGLELGDRSRADIRIKTLLGQKFLALDSEGRDKLDPDTPIPVERTTSPYDVIEAFSGLSDTITKIDTDQLAQSFRVLSDTFRDSPQHVKQALEGLSALSKTISSRDEQLADLVKGANKISGALADRTNDFAALITDGVKLLEEIGHRRQAIAALLDGTRELSRQLSGLVQDNQQQLGPALEQLEKVTDVLRRNQENLDRGLALAGPYYRLLNNSLGNGQWVDTYLCGLVAQPGGRRDCAPGGR, encoded by the coding sequence ATGACCCGGCGTCCGGTCCTGCTCGGCGCGGCGGGGCTCGCGTTCATCGCGATCACCTCGCTGCTGGCCTTCTTCATCGAGGACGTGCCGTTCTTCGGCGGCGGCACCCGGTACGAGGCCTATTTCAAGGAGTCCGCCGGGCTGCGCGCGGACGACGAGGTGCGGGTGGCCGGCATGAAGGTCGGGCACGTGACCGACGTGCGGCTGCACGACGGCAAGGTGCGGGTGACCTTCCGCGTGAAGGGCCTGGAGCTGGGCGACCGCAGCCGCGCCGACATCCGCATCAAGACGCTGCTGGGCCAGAAGTTCCTCGCCCTGGACTCCGAGGGCCGCGACAAGCTCGACCCCGACACACCGATCCCGGTGGAGCGCACGACGTCCCCGTACGACGTGATCGAGGCGTTCAGCGGCCTGTCCGACACCATCACCAAGATCGACACCGACCAGCTCGCGCAGAGCTTCCGGGTCCTGTCCGACACCTTCCGCGACTCGCCGCAGCACGTGAAGCAGGCGCTGGAGGGGCTGTCGGCGCTGTCCAAGACGATCTCCTCGCGCGACGAGCAGCTGGCCGACCTGGTCAAGGGCGCCAACAAGATCAGCGGCGCGCTGGCCGACCGCACGAACGACTTCGCCGCGCTCATCACCGACGGGGTGAAGCTGCTGGAGGAGATCGGCCACCGCCGCCAGGCCATCGCCGCGCTGCTGGACGGCACGCGCGAGCTGTCCCGGCAGCTGTCCGGGCTGGTGCAGGACAACCAGCAGCAGCTCGGCCCGGCGCTGGAGCAGCTGGAGAAGGTGACCGACGTGCTGCGCCGCAACCAGGAGAACCTCGACCGGGGGCTGGCGCTGGCCGGGCCGTACTACCGGCTGCTGAACAACTCGCTGGGCAACGGGCAGTGGGTGGACACCTACCTGTGCGGACTGGTCGCCCAACCCGGCGGTCGCCGCGACTGCGCACCGGGAGGCCGCTGA
- a CDS encoding MCE family protein, translated as MRSIAAPLTKFLIFVVVTVAATTFLASTIAGTNVGSTATYTARFTDVTAVAEGDDVRMSGVKVGQVEGVKLVDDELVDVEFSVDNGRSLSAAVTATIKYRNMVGQRYIALEQPAGRVSERLPEGGLIPVERTRPALDLTLLFNGFKPLFQALNPDDVNKLSHEIIQVLQGEGGTVESLLAHTASLTTALAAKDDVIGKVVENLNAVLETVNSRDDRFGTLLTSLRQLVSGFAADRQPIGNAITGLAALSDATASLLEQGRQPLKDDIAALGVLSSNLGNAPELEPFLRTLPVKFEAIGRISSYGSWLNFYLCLASSDAQPAPGGPPVGLPITEQRCHR; from the coding sequence ATGAGGTCGATAGCGGCACCGCTGACCAAGTTCTTGATCTTCGTGGTGGTGACGGTCGCGGCCACGACGTTCCTCGCCTCGACCATCGCGGGGACCAACGTGGGGTCGACCGCCACCTACACCGCCCGGTTCACCGACGTCACCGCGGTCGCCGAGGGCGACGACGTGCGCATGTCGGGGGTGAAGGTCGGCCAGGTCGAGGGCGTGAAGCTGGTCGACGACGAACTGGTGGACGTCGAGTTCTCGGTGGACAACGGGCGTTCGCTGTCCGCCGCGGTGACCGCGACCATCAAGTACCGCAACATGGTCGGCCAGCGGTACATCGCCCTGGAGCAGCCCGCCGGGCGGGTCTCCGAGCGGCTGCCCGAGGGCGGGCTGATCCCGGTCGAGCGCACCCGACCCGCGCTGGACCTGACCCTGCTGTTCAACGGGTTCAAGCCGCTGTTCCAGGCCCTGAACCCGGACGACGTGAACAAGCTGTCCCACGAGATCATCCAGGTGCTCCAAGGCGAGGGCGGCACGGTGGAGAGCCTGCTCGCCCACACCGCCTCCCTGACCACCGCGCTGGCCGCCAAGGACGACGTGATCGGCAAGGTGGTGGAGAACCTCAACGCCGTGCTGGAGACCGTGAACTCCCGGGACGACCGGTTCGGCACCCTGCTGACCTCCCTGCGCCAGTTGGTGTCCGGGTTCGCCGCCGACCGCCAACCCATCGGCAACGCGATCACCGGCCTGGCCGCGCTCAGCGATGCCACCGCCTCGCTGCTGGAACAGGGCCGGCAGCCGTTGAAGGACGACATCGCGGCCCTCGGCGTGCTCTCGAGCAACCTCGGCAACGCCCCCGAGCTGGAACCGTTCCTGCGCACCCTGCCGGTGAAGTTCGAGGCGATCGGCCGGATCTCCTCCTACGGCTCGTGGCTGAACTTCTACCTGTGCCTGGCGTCCTCGGACGCCCAGCCCGCGCCGGGCGGACCGCCGGTGGGGCTCCCGATCACCGAACAGAGGTGCCACCGATGA
- a CDS encoding MCE family protein: protein MAFRRRLLGLVFVALIVALCGLSVAAYLKVFTTRVTVLLRTDHVGNQLQVDSDVKLLGVQVGQVGAVRSHGSGAEVELSMWPEEVGRIPANVSARLLPKTLFGERFVSLELPDAPAGALHQGAVVEQDRTSGAIEIERVFNDLLPTLQAVRPDKLSATLSAMAQALDGRGAALGETITRLDAYLRELNPQLPVLKQDITKFADMSGVYADAGPDLVQALKDLTTTSRTIAQQRADLDSVYASLTTAAADLTAFFKDHGETFVGLSDRSRPTLELFATYSPSFPCVLVAVNDLRPRMDQVLGKGTDQPGMHANVTVVPPGQKYVPGRDDPVLRRGGTPHCPAGPVNAVAPDQVPGWAGLLMGVR from the coding sequence ATGGCATTCCGCCGACGGCTGCTGGGGCTGGTCTTCGTGGCGCTGATCGTCGCGCTGTGCGGGCTGTCCGTCGCGGCTTACCTGAAGGTGTTCACCACCCGGGTGACCGTGCTGCTGCGCACCGACCACGTCGGCAACCAGCTCCAGGTCGACTCGGACGTCAAGCTGCTCGGCGTCCAGGTCGGGCAGGTCGGCGCCGTGCGGTCGCACGGGTCCGGCGCGGAGGTCGAGCTGTCGATGTGGCCCGAGGAGGTCGGCCGCATCCCGGCCAACGTCTCCGCCCGGCTGCTGCCCAAGACCCTGTTCGGCGAGCGGTTCGTGAGCTTGGAGCTGCCCGACGCCCCGGCCGGCGCGCTCCACCAGGGCGCGGTGGTCGAGCAGGACCGCACGTCCGGCGCGATCGAGATCGAGCGGGTGTTCAACGACCTGCTGCCGACGTTGCAGGCGGTGCGGCCGGACAAGCTGTCCGCCACCCTCAGCGCGATGGCGCAGGCCCTGGACGGGCGGGGCGCGGCCCTGGGCGAGACGATCACCAGGCTGGACGCCTACCTGCGTGAACTCAACCCGCAGCTGCCGGTGCTCAAGCAGGACATCACCAAGTTCGCCGACATGTCCGGCGTCTACGCCGACGCCGGTCCCGACCTGGTGCAGGCCCTGAAGGACCTGACCACGACCAGCCGCACCATCGCGCAGCAGCGGGCGGACCTGGACTCCGTCTACGCCAGCCTCACCACGGCCGCCGCCGACCTGACGGCGTTCTTCAAGGACCACGGCGAGACGTTCGTGGGCCTGTCCGACCGCAGCCGCCCGACGCTGGAGCTGTTCGCCACCTACTCGCCGTCGTTCCCGTGCGTGCTGGTCGCGGTCAACGACCTGCGCCCGCGCATGGACCAGGTGCTCGGCAAGGGCACCGACCAACCCGGCATGCACGCGAACGTGACCGTCGTGCCGCCGGGGCAGAAGTACGTGCCGGGGCGCGACGACCCGGTCCTGCGCCGGGGCGGCACGCCGCACTGCCCGGCGGGACCGGTCAACGCCGTCGCGCCGGACCAGGTGCCGGGGTGGGCCGGCCTGCTGATGGGGGTCCGATGA
- a CDS encoding AMP-binding protein, protein MVRFVHCVRVLHRAGLVEPLRPVRAVRSLVEVRAHGPLLGSVLRGARYQPDHVALIDEHGSLTYRELHEQSSALARALHGSGVRAEHVVALLCRNHRGAVLAMLACARIGSRALLLNTGFAGPQLADVTRRERVVALLHDPDFAPVVAEVPPEVARFPTDEFDALVSSAPFAEPPRPSRPGQVVLLTSGTTGTPKGAHREVRSAFAAVDFLDRIPLRARETSLIAAPVFHGIGFAHLVLALGLGSTVVLRRRFDAREAVELLARHRCTAIMLVPTMLRRILDLGPVELESHDLSALRVVLSSGSDLPAPLAAEATKRFGEVVYDLYGSTEVAVATVATPLDLRTAPGTVGRPPRTCEVRLYDAEGRRVTKPGAVGRVFVGSGLRFSGYSGGGGKDTLDGLVSTGDLGHFDAGGRLFVDGREDDMIVSGGENVYPSEVEQLLATHYQVRESVVLGVPDEEFGQRLRAFVVPVPGARIDPEALKVFVRDRLARHKVPREVVLLPALPRNATGKVLRRELR, encoded by the coding sequence ATGGTCAGGTTCGTGCACTGCGTCCGGGTGCTGCACCGCGCCGGTCTGGTGGAGCCGCTGCGGCCCGTTCGGGCGGTGCGCTCGCTGGTCGAGGTGCGTGCGCACGGCCCGCTGCTCGGGTCGGTGCTGCGGGGCGCCCGGTACCAGCCCGACCACGTCGCCTTGATCGACGAGCACGGCTCTCTCACCTACCGCGAGCTGCACGAACAGTCCTCGGCGCTGGCCCGTGCGCTGCACGGGTCGGGCGTGCGGGCCGAGCACGTGGTGGCGCTGCTGTGCCGCAACCACCGGGGCGCGGTGCTGGCCATGCTGGCGTGCGCCCGGATCGGGTCGCGGGCGCTGCTGCTCAACACCGGTTTCGCCGGGCCGCAGCTGGCCGACGTCACCCGGCGGGAGCGGGTCGTGGCGCTGCTGCACGACCCCGACTTCGCCCCGGTGGTGGCCGAGGTGCCGCCCGAGGTGGCCCGCTTCCCCACCGACGAGTTCGACGCGCTGGTGTCGTCCGCGCCCTTCGCGGAACCGCCTCGGCCTTCGCGTCCCGGTCAGGTCGTGCTGCTGACCAGCGGCACCACCGGAACGCCGAAGGGCGCACACCGCGAGGTGCGCTCGGCGTTCGCGGCCGTGGACTTCCTCGACCGCATCCCGCTGCGCGCCCGGGAGACCTCGCTCATCGCCGCGCCGGTGTTCCACGGCATCGGGTTCGCCCACCTGGTGCTCGCGCTGGGCCTGGGCTCGACGGTCGTGCTGCGCCGCCGGTTCGACGCGCGCGAGGCGGTGGAGCTGCTGGCCCGACACCGCTGCACGGCGATCATGCTGGTGCCGACCATGCTGCGGCGCATCCTCGACCTGGGTCCGGTGGAGCTGGAGTCGCACGACCTGTCGGCGCTGCGGGTCGTGCTCAGCTCCGGCTCGGACCTGCCCGCGCCACTGGCCGCGGAGGCGACCAAGCGGTTCGGCGAGGTCGTGTACGACCTGTACGGGTCGACCGAGGTGGCCGTGGCGACCGTGGCCACGCCTTTGGACTTGCGGACCGCCCCGGGCACCGTCGGCCGACCGCCGCGCACGTGCGAGGTGCGCCTGTACGACGCGGAGGGCCGGCGGGTGACGAAGCCGGGAGCGGTCGGCCGGGTGTTCGTCGGCAGCGGACTGCGGTTCAGCGGCTACTCGGGCGGCGGCGGCAAGGACACCCTCGACGGCCTGGTCTCCACCGGCGACCTCGGCCACTTCGACGCGGGCGGCCGGCTGTTCGTGGACGGCCGCGAGGACGACATGATCGTCTCGGGCGGGGAGAACGTCTACCCGTCGGAGGTGGAGCAACTGCTGGCCACGCACTACCAGGTGCGCGAGTCGGTGGTGCTGGGCGTGCCGGACGAGGAGTTCGGGCAGCGGCTGCGGGCGTTCGTGGTGCCGGTGCCGGGGGCGCGGATCGACCCGGAGGCTTTGAAGGTCTTCGTGCGGGACCGGCTGGCCCGGCACAAGGTGCCCCGGGAGGTGGTGTTGTTGCCGGCGCTGCCACGCAACGCGACCGGCAAGGTGCTGCGGCGCGAGCTGCGGTAG
- a CDS encoding helix-turn-helix domain-containing protein, whose translation MNRTGELHAPELPLIGNVDLWEQLPADLAPKFRANAGAVATDMVREIQCSIAEYSQKLEGMFGQVVVEGVEQAIHQFIDRMVDPTAQREDRAKLFRLLGKLEVSAGRSLDLLQTAYRIGARVAWRRISEFGLRERVPLATMCLIAEAIFAYIDELSLRSMEGYAEAQARHAGAVQRRRKRLLDLILGEPGYHPSALADLADAAHWPVPEKVVVVALERRTDQHQLPIPALHEDILMDLEGSEPCLLLTDPERQLVALEHKLGGWRAAVGPVVPLAKARQSLRWARRTITLIQSRVIPDRPMVDTTEHLSTLLLLGDEELLRELVRRTLAPLDGLTPKQQQRMRETMTAWVETRGSAPEVASSLAVHPQTVRYRLRQLEELFGDRLHDPDALFDMGIALRALRLLDTRRTA comes from the coding sequence ATGAACAGAACCGGAGAACTACACGCCCCGGAATTACCGCTCATCGGGAACGTGGACCTGTGGGAGCAACTCCCCGCCGACCTGGCGCCGAAGTTCCGGGCCAACGCCGGCGCGGTGGCCACGGACATGGTCCGGGAAATCCAGTGCTCGATCGCCGAATACTCCCAGAAGTTGGAGGGGATGTTCGGCCAGGTGGTCGTCGAGGGCGTCGAGCAGGCGATCCACCAGTTCATCGACCGGATGGTCGACCCGACCGCGCAGCGCGAGGACCGCGCGAAGCTGTTCCGGCTGCTGGGCAAGCTCGAGGTCAGCGCGGGCCGCAGCCTGGACCTGCTGCAGACCGCCTACCGGATCGGCGCGCGGGTCGCGTGGCGGCGGATCTCGGAGTTCGGGCTGCGCGAGCGGGTGCCGCTGGCCACCATGTGCCTGATCGCCGAGGCGATCTTCGCCTACATCGACGAACTGTCCCTGCGCAGCATGGAGGGCTACGCCGAGGCGCAGGCCCGCCACGCCGGGGCCGTCCAGCGCCGGCGCAAGCGGCTGCTGGACCTGATCCTGGGCGAACCCGGCTACCACCCCAGCGCCCTGGCCGACCTCGCCGACGCCGCGCACTGGCCGGTGCCGGAGAAGGTCGTCGTGGTGGCCCTGGAGAGACGCACCGACCAGCACCAGCTGCCGATCCCGGCCCTGCACGAGGACATCCTGATGGACCTCGAAGGCAGCGAACCGTGCCTGCTGCTGACCGACCCCGAACGGCAACTGGTCGCCCTGGAGCACAAGCTCGGCGGGTGGCGCGCGGCGGTCGGGCCGGTGGTGCCGCTGGCCAAGGCGCGGCAGTCGCTGCGGTGGGCGCGGCGGACCATCACGCTGATCCAGTCCCGGGTCATCCCGGACCGGCCGATGGTGGACACCACCGAGCACCTGTCCACGCTGCTCCTGCTCGGCGACGAGGAGCTGCTGCGGGAACTGGTGCGCCGGACGCTGGCCCCGCTGGACGGGCTGACCCCCAAGCAGCAGCAGCGCATGCGGGAAACCATGACCGCCTGGGTGGAGACCCGGGGCAGCGCGCCGGAGGTGGCGTCGTCGCTGGCCGTGCACCCGCAGACCGTGCGGTACCGGCTGCGGCAGCTGGAGGAGCTGTTCGGCGACCGCCTGCACGACCCGGACGCGTTGTTCGACATGGGCATCGCGCTGCGGGCGCTCCGGCTGCTCGACACCCGACGAACCGCCTGA
- a CDS encoding ANTAR domain-containing response regulator — MSIEDRAPASVLDEASEAFEHLAAVLADEQPLGEVLQQLVESASRVISDAENVSVTVVTGGSAQTAAATDQRVVAIDTDQYAAGNGPCLEASRTERPVRVGVAEAREKWPEFAAAAEAVGVKAYLSAPLLVEGSVLGALNLYSSEPRAFDPFDEALLRLFTTAASTAITGFRRYERSRELVKSLERALESRAEIDQAKGVLMAAHGVSADEAFATLVAESQLNNTKLRVVARNLLDSVRKP, encoded by the coding sequence GTGAGCATCGAAGACAGAGCGCCGGCGTCGGTCCTGGACGAGGCGAGCGAGGCGTTCGAGCACCTCGCGGCCGTGCTGGCCGACGAGCAGCCCCTGGGTGAGGTGCTCCAGCAACTCGTGGAGTCCGCGTCGCGGGTCATCTCCGACGCCGAGAACGTCTCCGTGACCGTGGTCACCGGCGGGTCCGCCCAGACCGCGGCGGCCACCGACCAGAGGGTCGTGGCGATCGACACCGACCAGTACGCCGCCGGCAACGGCCCGTGCCTGGAGGCGTCCCGGACCGAGCGGCCGGTGCGGGTGGGCGTGGCCGAGGCGCGCGAGAAGTGGCCCGAGTTCGCGGCGGCGGCCGAGGCCGTGGGCGTCAAGGCGTACCTGTCCGCGCCGCTGCTGGTCGAGGGCTCGGTGCTGGGCGCGCTCAACCTCTACAGCTCCGAGCCGCGCGCGTTCGACCCCTTCGACGAGGCGCTGCTGCGCCTGTTCACCACGGCCGCGTCCACCGCCATCACCGGTTTCCGCCGGTACGAGCGCTCCCGGGAGCTGGTCAAGAGCCTGGAGCGGGCGCTGGAGTCCCGGGCGGAGATCGACCAGGCCAAGGGCGTGCTCATGGCGGCGCACGGGGTGAGCGCGGACGAGGCGTTCGCGACCCTGGTGGCCGAGTCGCAGCTCAACAACACCAAGCTCCGGGTGGTGGCGCGCAACCTGCTGGACTCGGTGCGCAAGCCGTAG
- a CDS encoding response regulator transcription factor yields MRVLLVEDDDGVAEALVEALEANGHHPRRVGRGSDALTAHRDFDLLLLDLVLPDIDGLEVLRKIRKVAQTPVLVLTARGDERSIVRGLRLGADDYLVKPVRLGELLARMDAVARRSVRVGPADRVVRVGDVTIDLEGRRVVVGAAEVPLTTKEFDVLAALARRAGTAVSRQQLMDEVWGDAYLAVSRSLDVHLAGLRAKLDRPGLLTTIRGFGYRLASGDGD; encoded by the coding sequence GTGCGCGTGCTGCTGGTCGAGGACGACGACGGTGTCGCCGAGGCGCTCGTGGAGGCTCTGGAGGCCAACGGGCACCACCCGCGGCGGGTCGGGAGGGGCTCGGACGCGTTGACCGCGCACCGGGACTTCGACCTGCTCCTGCTGGACTTGGTCCTGCCCGACATCGACGGCCTGGAGGTGCTGCGCAAGATCCGCAAGGTGGCGCAGACGCCGGTGCTGGTGCTGACCGCGCGGGGCGACGAGCGGTCCATCGTGCGGGGGCTGCGCTTGGGGGCGGACGACTACCTGGTCAAACCGGTGCGCCTGGGCGAGCTGCTGGCCCGGATGGACGCGGTGGCGCGGCGCAGCGTCCGGGTGGGACCGGCCGACCGGGTGGTGCGGGTGGGGGACGTGACCATCGACCTGGAGGGCCGGCGGGTGGTCGTCGGGGCCGCCGAGGTGCCGCTGACCACGAAGGAGTTCGACGTGCTGGCGGCGCTGGCGCGGCGCGCGGGCACGGCGGTGAGCCGGCAGCAGCTGATGGACGAGGTGTGGGGCGACGCCTACCTGGCGGTGTCGCGGTCGCTGGACGTCCACCTGGCGGGGCTGCGCGCGAAGCTGGACCGGCCGGGCCTGCTGACCACGATCCGCGGGTTCGGCTACCGGCTGGCCTCCGGGGACGGCGACTGA
- a CDS encoding sensor histidine kinase, with product MRRRLLLVLLLFSAAAVTAFAVPLLSATATERTQRFAISRTADLDRFAALAQQAETSGDSAALVDEVTAYVALYGEPVVVVDARRRPVAQAGLTADDPALADVLDAALRNQPAPAVPTIKPWSTGTVVFARPVGTGTRVAGAVVLRASLDRAAGDVMSRWLMVAAGALAAAGGSLLLVLALARWLLKPLADLAVGVRAVAAGERRAHVPERFGPPEVRELSESFNRMSDAVTEAADQQRRLIADASHQLRNPMAALRLRMDTLSAQVKPEGRRVYQAGVAEFERLESLLDGLLALASAESTATEVAAGGQEPELADLGVVVADRADFWQVPVPAAPRVPVLVRCPESDLAQVLDVLLDNAIKYGGGVRVTLGADRAAGVGWVEVADDGPGLTDEELSLATSRFWRGRTDQPGTGLGLAIADRLAQAHGGTLELSTVDGLVARVVLPLEPTL from the coding sequence ATGCGCCGCCGCCTGCTGCTGGTGCTGCTGCTGTTCTCCGCCGCCGCCGTGACGGCCTTCGCCGTGCCGCTGCTGTCGGCGACCGCGACCGAGCGGACCCAGCGGTTCGCGATCAGCCGGACCGCCGACCTGGACCGGTTCGCGGCGCTGGCCCAGCAGGCGGAGACGTCCGGGGACAGCGCGGCGCTGGTCGACGAGGTGACCGCGTACGTCGCCCTGTACGGGGAGCCGGTCGTGGTGGTGGACGCGCGCCGCCGGCCGGTCGCCCAGGCGGGGCTGACCGCCGACGACCCGGCGCTGGCCGACGTGCTGGACGCGGCGCTGCGCAACCAGCCCGCGCCGGCCGTGCCGACGATCAAACCGTGGTCGACGGGGACGGTGGTGTTCGCGCGGCCGGTCGGGACGGGCACGCGGGTGGCGGGCGCGGTGGTGCTGCGGGCGTCGCTGGACCGGGCGGCCGGGGACGTGATGTCGCGGTGGCTGATGGTGGCGGCGGGGGCGTTGGCGGCGGCGGGCGGGTCGCTGCTGCTGGTGCTGGCGCTGGCGCGGTGGCTGCTCAAGCCGCTGGCGGACCTGGCGGTGGGCGTGCGGGCGGTCGCGGCGGGCGAACGGCGTGCGCACGTGCCCGAGCGGTTCGGCCCGCCGGAGGTGCGGGAGCTGTCGGAGTCGTTCAACCGCATGTCCGACGCGGTGACCGAGGCCGCCGACCAGCAACGACGGCTCATCGCGGACGCCTCGCACCAGCTGCGCAACCCGATGGCCGCGCTGCGGCTGCGCATGGACACGTTGAGCGCGCAGGTCAAGCCGGAGGGCCGGCGCGTCTACCAGGCCGGGGTGGCGGAGTTCGAGCGGCTGGAGTCGCTGCTGGACGGCCTGCTGGCGCTGGCGTCGGCGGAGAGCACCGCGACCGAGGTCGCCGCGGGTGGTCAAGAGCCCGAGTTGGCCGACCTGGGGGTGGTGGTCGCCGACCGCGCCGACTTCTGGCAGGTCCCGGTGCCGGCCGCGCCGCGGGTGCCGGTGCTGGTGCGGTGCCCGGAGTCCGACCTGGCGCAGGTGCTGGACGTGCTGCTGGACAACGCGATCAAGTACGGCGGCGGCGTGCGGGTGACCCTCGGCGCGGACCGCGCGGCCGGCGTGGGCTGGGTCGAGGTGGCCGACGACGGCCCCGGCCTGACCGACGAGGAGCTCTCGTTGGCCACCTCGCGGTTCTGGCGCGGCCGGACCGACCAGCCCGGCACCGGCCTGGGCCTGGCCATCGCCGACCGGTTGGCGCAGGCGCACGGCGGCACCCTCGAACTGTCCACTGTGGACGGCCTGGTGGCCCGGGTCGTCCTGCCGCTGGAGCCGACCCTGTGA